In the Bacteroidia bacterium genome, one interval contains:
- a CDS encoding NADAR domain-containing protein, producing MTYNFENYCILPTDFGEFHLYDTKDENVRLISFSPIEKVGNNPLLRIHSSCIASEVFGARDCDCADQLREAMKLIANESRGLIIHIHQEGRGHGLSKKIEAVSIMQKHKCDTVESFIQLGLEQDIREYDVPVTILKSLDITSVRLISNNPLKKNFLTKHNIAVEIIHTHPKIRAENKDYLFSKNAKLGHSLPLNEEETTEVIQFYHSDQKWGEFANFSKHAIYLDEKIWKTVEHFYQAQKFHNTKFEEIIRLTDTPTLAKQKAYEFLKKNPVLNWNDKKEEIMWRGLKAKFTQHPELQKLLFLTENKILVERTDFDNFWGDGKDGKGKNRLGRLLMRLRSELKGKNIEIIETHRKNIENYFNIQSELKLLGSGAEGTVFTDYKFVYKSFLGIFDHEWSFLKEKSTCFGKNDMLYEIDFFENDNFKIIRYEYQPSKPLVEINPSSLIEFLKFSKLNNFVFVNIKPNNFIQTLSGQVKLIDYGRSIEPFTEENLQNATKRSFLLWKNPTMKNDDFQRITPKINNGEVPNEIIGWEQFWNDLNNL from the coding sequence ATGACATATAACTTTGAGAACTATTGCATTCTTCCAACAGATTTTGGAGAATTTCATTTGTACGATACGAAAGATGAAAATGTGCGACTTATTTCGTTTTCTCCTATTGAAAAAGTAGGAAATAATCCATTGTTGAGAATCCATTCCTCGTGTATTGCATCAGAAGTTTTTGGTGCAAGAGATTGTGATTGTGCCGATCAATTACGTGAAGCAATGAAACTTATTGCAAATGAAAGCAGAGGATTGATTATTCATATTCACCAAGAAGGCAGAGGACACGGATTGTCAAAGAAAATTGAAGCGGTTTCTATTATGCAAAAACACAAATGTGACACAGTAGAATCTTTCATTCAGCTTGGATTAGAACAAGATATAAGAGAATATGACGTGCCTGTAACAATTTTAAAAAGTTTAGATATTACTTCGGTTCGGTTAATTTCAAACAATCCTTTAAAAAAGAATTTTCTAACCAAGCACAACATTGCAGTAGAAATTATTCACACGCACCCAAAAATCAGAGCAGAAAATAAAGATTATTTATTTTCAAAAAATGCAAAATTAGGACACTCATTGCCACTTAACGAAGAAGAAACGACAGAAGTAATTCAATTTTATCATTCAGACCAAAAATGGGGCGAGTTTGCCAATTTTTCAAAACACGCAATTTATTTAGATGAGAAAATTTGGAAAACGGTAGAGCATTTTTATCAAGCACAAAAATTTCACAATACTAAATTTGAAGAAATAATTAGATTAACAGATACGCCAACACTAGCTAAACAAAAGGCTTACGAATTTCTAAAAAAAAATCCTGTTCTAAATTGGAACGATAAAAAGGAAGAAATTATGTGGAGAGGATTAAAAGCGAAATTTACTCAACACCCCGAACTTCAAAAATTACTTTTTTTAACAGAAAATAAAATTCTTGTAGAGCGTACAGACTTTGATAATTTTTGGGGAGATGGAAAAGACGGAAAAGGTAAAAATCGCTTAGGTCGTTTGTTGATGCGATTAAGGTCAGAACTCAAAGGAAAAAATATTGAAATAATAGAAACCCATAGAAAAAATATTGAAAATTATTTTAATATCCAATCTGAATTAAAACTACTTGGTAGTGGAGCAGAGGGTACTGTATTTACGGACTATAAATTTGTGTATAAATCATTTTTAGGGATTTTTGACCACGAATGGAGCTTTTTGAAAGAAAAATCAACGTGTTTTGGCAAAAACGACATGCTTTACGAGATTGATTTTTTTGAAAATGACAACTTTAAAATTATCCGTTATGAGTACCAACCTTCAAAACCACTTGTAGAGATAAATCCATCATCACTTATTGAATTTTTGAAATTTAGTAAACTAAACAATTTTGTTTTCGTCAATATAAAACCAAATAATTTCATACAGACACTTTCGGGGCAAGTGAAATTGATTGATTATGGTAGGTCAATTGAACCTTTTACGGAAGAAAATTTACAAAATGCCACAAAGCGCTCCTTTTTACTTTGGAAGAATCCAACAATGAAAAATGATGATTTTCAAAGAATAACACCGAAAATAAACAATGGTGAAGTACCAAATGAAATAATCGGTTGGGAACAATTTTGGAATGACTTGAATAATTTATAA
- a CDS encoding glucose-1-phosphate thymidylyltransferase encodes MKYLLFNDDKQIDFYPLTLTRPVFYLRCGHFTIIEKWKNYLQDSVYQYVSGFLKEKFHTAAMLDEAVCWINGRFFPNEILFQEIQTLPKEKRLITPEGETIAWKGISPEKNWVEVKNAVDNFPTQIFFGETTRLNHITDIFRLNKTALINDYQWLTKNKPSQQTINDPYTKIYSPENIWLGENVIIRAATLNASLGPIILDDNVEIQEGAIIAGAHSVGKNAVINMGAKLRGDSTIGPYCKVGGEIANSVFLAYSNKAHDGFIGNSLIGEWCNLGADTNNSNLKNNYETIKQYSYRTKRLESTGLQFCGLTVGDHSKSGINTMFNTGTVVGVSANIFGGGFPPTFIPSFSWGGSETLAQYRFEKAIEAANKMMQRRNQMLSVSDINILKTIFEAEQKTALS; translated from the coding sequence ATGAAATACCTGCTTTTCAATGACGATAAACAAATAGATTTTTATCCGCTTACACTTACGCGCCCTGTATTTTATCTTAGATGTGGCCACTTTACAATAATTGAAAAATGGAAAAACTATCTTCAAGATTCTGTTTATCAATATGTTTCTGGATTTTTAAAGGAAAAATTTCATACGGCAGCAATGCTTGATGAAGCCGTTTGCTGGATAAATGGACGCTTTTTTCCCAATGAAATACTGTTTCAAGAAATACAGACTCTTCCCAAAGAAAAACGCCTCATTACTCCAGAAGGAGAAACAATAGCTTGGAAAGGAATTTCTCCCGAAAAAAACTGGGTTGAGGTAAAAAATGCAGTTGATAATTTTCCAACCCAAATTTTTTTCGGAGAAACTACTCGCTTAAACCATATAACGGATATTTTTCGACTTAATAAAACTGCATTAATTAATGATTATCAGTGGCTTACTAAAAACAAACCCTCTCAACAAACCATCAATGACCCTTATACAAAGATTTATTCTCCTGAAAATATCTGGCTTGGAGAGAACGTCATTATTCGGGCAGCTACGCTAAATGCTTCTTTGGGACCCATAATCTTAGATGATAATGTTGAGATTCAAGAGGGGGCGATTATAGCCGGTGCGCACAGTGTCGGCAAAAATGCCGTTATCAATATGGGAGCAAAATTGCGTGGTGATTCTACCATCGGTCCATATTGCAAAGTAGGCGGCGAAATCGCTAACTCCGTGTTTTTAGCCTATTCCAACAAAGCTCATGACGGCTTCATCGGAAACTCCCTCATCGGAGAATGGTGTAATCTCGGCGCAGATACGAACAACTCAAACCTCAAAAATAACTACGAAACTATCAAACAATACAGTTATCGTACCAAACGTTTAGAATCAACCGGCTTACAATTCTGCGGATTAACGGTGGGAGACCACAGCAAAAGCGGTATCAACACAATGTTTAACACCGGAACAGTGGTGGGCGTTAGTGCAAATATCTTTGGAGGGGGCTTCCCGCCAACCTTTATTCCGTCATTTTCTTGGGGCGGCAGCGAAACACTGGCGCAATATCGCTTTGAAAAAGCCATTGAAGCTGCTAACAAAATGATGCAACGCCGAAACCAAATGCTCTCTGTATCAGATATAAATATCCTAAAAACTATTTTTGAAGCCGAACAAAAAACAGCACTTAGTTAG